A stretch of DNA from Gemmatimonadota bacterium:
ATGGCGAAGAGCGCACCGCGCCGCGCCGGGCGGAGCCAGTCCACCCGGAGGTCGATGGTCGGGAGCCCGTTGCCAACTTCGGTCCAGAGGGCGTAGTCGCCGGCGATATCGATCAGGGCCGCCACGACCCCGCCATGATACCAATCGGATCCCTCAGCTCGGAGAAAATCATCTTTGAATGGGAGTTTGATCTCAACCAAGCCGGGCTCGGAGCGAACCAACTCGAGCCCGAGAAAACGCTGATACGGTGATTCGTGGAGCGAGGGAAGGGTCACGCGGCTCCGCCCAACGGCACGCCGGGGCCCGAGGGGATCAAGTCAGGAAAGAGTCCGCCCAACGCCCGCTCCCAGAACCGGCCCAAGTCACGGAGCATCGCCACCCAGCGATCGCCCGGGGTTCCGTCGAGACCATCACAGCCCACGGCCGTGGCGGCCAACAACGGCTGGAAGATGAAGGCGGTGAGCTTGGCCCGAATGACGCGGGGGTCGGTCGTCGCTCCGATGATCGGTCGATCGGGCGTGGCGGGAAGATCCCGAAGGCGTTGCTCCAACTGGACTAGAACTCGAATCAGCGGCCAGGCCGCATGCGGCACCGTGATCCGGCGACCCGGGCTCCCCGATTCCGGCAGGAAGCCGGCCCACCCGGCAACCGGGATCGTTCCGTCGTCACTCGCGGAGCCATCGAGGAACCACTCAACCGGAAGGCCGTACGCACTAGCCAGCCGTTCCAACGTCGCCGAGCCCGGCTTTCGGGCCCGACCAGCGTGGATTTCCCGGAGGCTCGCATAGGGGACGCCGGCATGAGCCGACGCCTCGACCAGGTCGCCATCATGGACGTCGTCCACCAGCCTTCGGACGCGGGCGGTGACTCGGCTCCATGAGGCGGCTATCGGCGCTGGGGGGCGCCCTCGGCGTCGTTCTTTGAGCATGAACGTCGGTTGTTGGGGATGTCGTAAACTACCGCCCCGATTTCGTTCCGCCAGAGGCGATGGGCAACTTGTTGCCAATTGGCGCGTTGAGTCCCGGTTGACAATCCGTTGATACCTCGCAGTACGTTGGGGCAGCCTCGACCACCGGACCCCAATGCTCCACTACGCCTACATCTTGCCGTATTGTGCCACCTGCCAACACTGGACCGGAGGCCGAAGGGCCGGCCGGGACGAAGGCCGGGTCTACACCCCGCGGCACGCCACCATCGGAACCTGTGACTGCCCGCACGGACACTGGCGCGGCCGCCTCAAGCCCGGCGAATCAAACTGCCCCCATTGGCAAACATGGGCCGACATGGACGGGGCGGCCGACCCTCGAAAGCCCCGAAAACCGGACGGGGAATAGACGCTCGCGCCTCGGGCGTCTAACCTTCGCCCCATGGATACTTCTCGTTGTGCCGGGTTCGTCCTGGTTGTTGGGCTGGCCGCCGTGCCGGGTCAGATCACGGCTCCGACCGTTTCCTCGAAAACCGGGCTCGTGGTCTCGACCTCCGGCTTGGCCTCCGACGCCGGCGCAGCCATCCTCCGGGCCGGAGGCAACGCCGTCGACGCGGCGGTCGCGACGGCGTTCGCGCTGGCGGTGACCTACCCAGGTGCCGGGAACATCGGGGGGGGCGGCTTCATGGTCATCCGGCTGGCCAACGGAACGGCCACCACGATCGACTACCGGGAGCGGGCTCCGCTAAGAGCGACCGGGACGATGTACCTCAACGCCTCGGGCCGGATCGAGCGGACGTTGACCCGGGAGGGCTATCTCGCGCCCGGGGTACCGGGAACGGTGCGGGGCTTGGCCCTGGCCCACCGGAAATACGGCCGGCTGCCGTGGCAGCAGGTGGTGATGCCGGCGGTGGTCCTCGCCCGAGACGGCTTTCCCCTCTCACCTTCTTTGGCGGGTGCGCTCAACTGGCTGGTCAAGGAGACGGCCGGCAAGTTCCCCTCAACCGGGTTGGCCTACGGCAAACCCGGCGGCGGAGAGTGGACGGCCGGCGACCTCCTGGTTCTCCCCGATCTTGCCCGGTCGCTCGCATCGATCGCGACCGAGGGGCCCAACGCGTTCTACACCGGCCGGATCGCCGATCAAATCTCGGCCGCGATGGAAGCCCACGGCGGGATCATCTCGAAAGCGGACCTTGCGGCCTACCGGCCGGTGGAGCGGCCGCCGGTTCGAGGCTCCTTCCTCGGCCACGAGATCATTTCGATGCCGCCGCCGAGTTCCGGCGGCACGGCCCTGGTCGCCATGCTCAATATCCTGGAGCGCTTCGAGATCGCCAAGCGGCCCCGGTTCGCGCCGATGACGCTGCACTTGATGATCGAGGCCCAGCGGCGGGTGTACCTCGATCGGGCCGAGTTCCTCGGCGATCCGGATTTCACCACCATTCCCGTGACCCGGCTCACGAGCAAGGCCCACGCCCGGACCCTCGCGGGGTCGATCGACACGACCCAAGCCACCAACAGCGTCGCGCTAGCCGAGGGCCGGATTCCGGTGACCGCCGACGACGAACCGAACGAAACCACCCACTTCTCCGTGGTCGACCGGCTCGGGAACGCCGTGTCGAACACCTTCACGCTGGAGGGCGGCTTTGGCTCCCGGGTGGTAGTCGACGGCGCCGGGTTCCTGCTGAATAACGAAATGGGCGATTTCAACAAGAAGGCCGGAACCACGACGACCGACGGCGATATCGGAACGGCACCGAACCTGATCATCCCCGGAAAGCGGATGCTCTCCTCGATGACCCCGACCATCGTGACTCGGGGTGGCCGGGTCGTCTTGGTGACCGGTTCGCCCGGGGGCCGGACGATCATCAACACGGTTCATCAAATCGTGCTCAACGTGACCGCGTTTGGCATGGATGCCCGCCAAGCGGTCGACGCACCCCGGTTCCATTCTCAGTGGCTCCCGGATCGGGCGGATTTCGAGGCCGGGGCTATTCCTGAATCAACGGTGGCCGCGCTCAAGACGCTCGGACATACGATCCGAATCGGTGGGGAAATCGGGGACGGACATAGCATCGTGATCGACCCGACAACCCGGATCGCCTCGGGGGCCGCCGACCGCCGGAGCGCCGACTCGAAAGCGTCTCCTCGATGACCGCCCGGGCCGCTTCGCATGTGTTGTTGGTCGCACCCAACGAGTACCGAACCAACGCCGAGACCGCCGAGTCGAATGCGTTCCAACGCGCCGTGGACTCGACCGAGGCCGGCATCCTGGCCGCCCAGGCGGTCGAGCAACATCGCGCGCTTCGGAATCTGCTGGTCGATCATGGCGTTCAGACCACGGTTGTCCGGAGCCTTCGGGAAACCCCCGACGCTGCGTTCTGCAACAACTGGTTCTCAACTCATCAATCCTCGACCGATACCCCGGCAACCCTGGTCCTGTACCCGATGATGGCCCCGAGCCGGCGGATCGAACGACGGGCGGAACTGGTTCGGATGCTCGGCCAGTGGTACCCGCGCCGGATCGACTTCTCGGCTCGGGAGACCACCGGGGCGTTCCTCGAAAGCACCGGGAGCCTCTGCCTGGACGATACCAATCGGGTGGCCTATGCCGCGATTTCGATCCGGACCGATTTCGATCTCACCCGCGAGTGGGCCCGGTCCCTCGACTACCGCCTGGTGGCGTTCGACGCAACGGACGCCGAGGGTCTTCCCTACTATCACACCAATGTGATGATGTTCCTGGGCCACGGCCTGGCCGGGATCTGCCTGGAATCGATCACCGAAACCGGGCGGGCCGGGATGGCAGAACGCGCCGCGGTCGAGGCCAGCCTTCGGGACGGCGGGTTCGAGATTCTGCCGATCACCCGGCGCCAGGTCCTCGCGTTCTGTGGAAATTGTCTGCCGCTGGTGAACGACCAGGGCGAGCCACTCTTGGTCATGTCCACGGAAGCCTACCGCGGATTTCCGGCCCCGGACCGGGCGATCATCGAGCGGCACGCGAGGATTCTTCACACCGATCTCGCGGCGTTCGAGGCGCTCGGCGGTGGGTCGGCTCGCTGCCTGCTGGGCGAGCTCTTCTAGTCTCTAACTTGGCTTTGTAATTTCTCCAGGCAAAGACGGAAAGTGACGTTCTGTTCGATGTCGCTTCACCAATTCCGGGTTGCCGATAGCTCCTCGCAGGCTCTCCCCGAGCCGGCGGAGCTTTCCTGAGGAAATGTCGACCACACAGTAGGTCGAAGTGCCCCGTGCCAAGAGCGCTTGGTCCGCCTGCCGGGTGATTTGATAGTACCGATCGCAGGTCAGCGGCGTGCAGGTCGGCACCCAGGTCACCACCGTGAGCCCTTCCCCGACGAACGCCGGCAAGAAGTAGTCGAGCTCGTGGCGCATCACTACCCATCCGACCCCGGAAACGGCCGCTGGGTCAACCCGGGCCCGGGTCACCTCCCAATGGCGGGTCGCGGCCTCCAGCATCCACCGGAGGTAGTTGACGTTATTGGCGTGGCCCAGTTCGTCGATGTCAGCTGGGCTGACCGTCACTTGGATCTGAAAGCCGACCACGCTCACGACTGGCGCCCCCGCCGCGAAAGGTACCAATTGCCCGACGCCAAGCCGACGACGAGCAACAGAATCCAGAACTCCTTCTGGCTCATGCGGGTGGCCATGGCCAACGAAAAGGCGCACCCCGTGATCCAGAACAGGGGGCCGACCGGCAAGCGAAACCGGGCGGCTGGGAGGGCCGGGTCTTTGCCGTCCCGGCGCCGGAGCACCGGCACGGCACAGCAGACCAGGAAATAGACCACCAGCCGAGTGGCGACCGACAGGGTGAGGTTGCTCAAGAACCCGCCGCTCATAGCCAGGGCCATCGAAATGACCGCGAGCACCACGATCGAAACCACCGGCGTCCGGTACCGATCGTGGACCTTGGCGAAGGCCGCGGGCAGGACCCGGTCTTCGGCCATGGCATAGGTCAGGCGCGGGGTGGCCACCATGGCCCCGCCGAACCAGCCGATCAGGGAGAGCAGCGCGCCCATGACCATGAACGCGGCCCCCGCCGGGCCCACCAGCACCCGGGCCGCCTCGGCCAGGGGCCGAGGATGCGCCGCGGGATTGGCGAGCGCGAGCGTCGACACGACCTGGACGCCGGTGTAGAGAGCGGCGCACGCCACCAGGGCCACGAACAAGGCGAAGGGCGCGTCGCGCTCGGGGTTCTTGGCCTCGCCGAGCGGCACGATGGCGTTCTCAAACCCGCCGTAGGCAAAGATCAGGATCATCAGGGCATCGGCCCAGGCAAAGGCCGTGAGGGCCGGCCCCGGCACCGATTCAACGGCGCCTCGGGCCAGCACGAGTCCGAGGCCGATGACCACAAACAGCGCCAAGGGCACCACTTTGACGATGATCAGGACGTTGCTCAACCACGCCCCGCTCTTGACGCCCCTGATGTTGATCCACGCCAAGCCACCGAGCAGGATGATCCCGACGATCGCTTTGCCCCACCAGCCTTGGACGGCCGGGACAAATTCCGCCAAGTAGATGGCGAAGAGATTGATGTTGGTGGCCATCGAGGCCAGCCGGGTGAGATACTGGAGCCACCCGACTTGGACCCCGACGAAGTCGCCATAGGCAACCCGGGTGTACAGAAACGGCCCCCCGGTTCCCGGGAATCTCGACGCCACTTCGGCAAAGCACGCCACGATGACCGCAATCGCCGCGGCCGCCAGAATCAACGCCACCCAGGCCAGCGGGCCCACCTTGCCGGCCACGAGCGACGGAAGCCCGTAGACGCCACTCCCGAGAATGCCGTTCAGCACCAGACCGGCCAGCGTCCACCGGCCCAGCGTGCGGACCAACTTGTCGGACATGGCCGGCTTAGCGATCGGCGGTCTTGCCGGTCGCGCTCAGCTTGAGATAGTCGATCGCCAGATTGGCCATGGCCCGGACGCCGGTCGGCAGGGCAGCCTCATTGGCAAAGAACAGAGGCGAGTGATTCCGGGGCGCGGTTGCCGGATCGGCCCCCTCGGGAAGGACCCCAAGGAAGAAAAACAGACCGGGGATGTCCTTGGTGAAGGAGGGAAAGTCTTCCGACCCGGTGATCGGGACACTCAACTGCAGACCCCCCGCCCCAGCGGTCCGCTTCAACGTTGCCAGCATCTTCTCGGTGAGCGCGGGGTCGTTATAGGTCAACAGCCCGCCCTCGGGAATCTTCACGACGGCGGTCGCCCCCGAGGCCTTGGCAATTTCTTCAGCGGTGCGCCGGACCCGCATGTGGATGTCCTTCCGCTGCCCCTCGTCGAAGGTCCGGATGGTGCCGACCATGACGACACTGTCGGGAATGATGTTGCCCCGGTTGCCGCCTTGAATCGACCCGATGGTCACGATGGCCGGATTGAAGGTCACGTCGATTTGGCGACTGGTAATGGTCTGGAGGGCCAACACGATCTGCGAGGACACCACGATTGGGTCCACCCCGCCCCACGGCATCGCGCCGTGGGTTTGGCGGCCTTTGACGACAATCTCGAGTCCGTCAGGCGCGGCCATCGCGCCACCCGGCCGATAGGTCAATTCTCCGACTGGACCCGGCCAGACATGGAGACCGAAAATGGCGCTCGGACGCGGGTTCTCAAGGGCGCCCTCCTTCACCATCATCGGTGCCCCGCCGTCCTCGCCCGCCGGCGGTCCTTCCTCGGCGGGCTGAAAGATGAATTTGACCGTGCCCGGAATGGCGGCCTTCATCCCCGCCAATACTTCCGCCACGCCCATCAAGATCGCGACATGGTTGTCGTGGCCACAGGCATGCATGACCCCGACCTGGGCGCCGTTGTATTCGGTTCGGACGGTGCTGCGAAACGGCAGATCGGCCTGCTCGGTCACGGGCAACGCGTCCATGTCGGCTCGCAGGGCCACGACCGGCCCCGGCTTCCCACCCTTGAGAACGCCGACCACGCCAGTATGGGCCACCCCGGTGCGAATCTCGATTCCGAGGGAGCGGAGGTGCTCGGCCACCAACTTGGACGTCCGGAATTCCCGATTGCCGAGCTCGGGGTGTTGGTGGATGTCGCGCCGCCAAGCCACCACTTTCGGCATGACTTGCTCGAGCCGGGTTTCAATCTCACGGCCGAGATCGTCGCCGCCCCGCTTCTGGGCCTCCGCCGAATGAACCACACCAATCAGTGCCATCAAGACGAGAAGCGTACGGACCACGATGACCTCCATATTGTGAGCGGGAATAGCTGTAAGCTACATGGCGCCGGTCGTTCCCCAAGCCCCGAACCCCTTCGGTGCCGAAATAGCCCATTCCGCCTAGATTTAGGTCATGGCGACCACCGCTTCCGCCGACCTCGATTTCGGCAACCAGCCTGACCTCGACCGTTCCCTGTCCGCCATGGTCCGCCGGCTCCGAGGATCGGTGATCCTCCGGATCGCGGGTGAAGTCCGGGCCATGATCGCCGCCGGCAAGCCGGTCTGCAATCTGACCGTCGGCGACTTCGATCCGAAGCAATTCCCGATTCCCGCCGTGCTTCGGGACGCCGTCACCCGGGCACTGGCCAACGGCGAAACCAACTACCCCCCGTCAGAGGGACTGCTCGCGCTCCGGAAGGCCATCGCCGACTACGTCGAGCGCGAGCAGGGAGTCCGCTACCCGATCGAGTCCGTTCTGGTCGCCGGAGGCGGCCGGCCGGTGGTCTACGCCGCGTTTCGCGCCGTCCTCGATCCGGGCGACACGGTGGTGTATTCGGTCCCGTCGTGGAACAACGACTACTATGCCGAGATCACCGATGCGAAATCCATCGCGATCGAGGCCACCCAAGAGAACGGTTTCCAGCCGACCTTGGCGCAGATCGCGCCCCATCTCCCGACCGCCGCCCTGCTGTGCCTTTGTTCGCCGGGGAACCCGACCGGCACGATGATGGACCCGGAGCAACTCCGGGCGATTCTCCAGGCCGTGGTTCAGGAGAACAAGGCGCGCCGGACGGCCGGTCGCCGTGAGCTCTTTGTGTTCTTCGACCAGATCTACGGGTCGCTCATCTTTCCGCCGGCGCTCCACTTCAATCCGTTGGCCCTGGTGCCCGAGGCCGCGCCCTATGTGATCGCCCTCGACGGGATTTCCAAGGCCTTCGCCTCGACGGGACTCCGCCTCGGGTGGACCCTCGCCGCGCCCGCGATCATTGCCCGGCTGAAGGACCTCCTTGGCCACGTTGGCGCCTGGGCGCCCAGGCCGGAACAGGTCGGCACGGCGGAGTTCTTGGCCAACCCGGCGGCCATTGCCGCCTACCGAACGGATATGCACCGGGGCATCAAGGCCAGACTCGACGCCCTGTACCAGGGCTTCGAGCGCCTCAAGGCCGAGGGCCTAACGGTCGACTGCATCGATCCCCAGGGAGCGATCTACCTGTCGCTCCGGTTGGATTTGGTCGGCCGGAGCATCGACGGGCAGCCGATCCGCTCGAACGAGGACATCCGCCAACTCTTGTTGGAGCAGGCCGGGCTCGCGGTGGTGCCGTTTCAGGCCTTCGGGCTGGCCGGCGACTCGGGCTGGTTTCGGATTTCGGTGGGCGCCTGTTCGCTGGCCGATATCGAGCAAGCCTTCCCCCGGGTCAAAGCTTTGCTCCTTCGGGTTCGTTGACCCAACCGACTCGGATCGCCGGGGCTCCCGGACTCGCGATGGCCGCGCTGTTCGGTCTCGTTTCCGGGGCCGGGGCTCAGCCACCCCGCCCGATGTCGGGGTCGGTGCGGGGCATCGTGGTCGACAGCCTCCTCGGCAACGGCCCGTTGGCCAATGCCACGATCGAGCTGGTCGAACTCGGCCGGGCCACCCTGTCGGACGCGCGGGGCGTCTTTCGATTCGACAGCGTCCCGGGCGGGCGTTACACCCTCTCATTCACCCACGCCACCCTCAGCAGCATCGGCTTCTCCCCGGCCGACCGAGTCATCCAGCTCGGAGCCGGCATCGATATCAGCGTCACCCTGGCCACTCCCAATGGGGCCTCGCTTTACCGTCGGCTCTGTCCCGGGGTGCCCGAGCCGAAGACCGGCATGCTGCTTGGCACCTTGGCCGATGCGGCGTCCGATGCCGTCATCCCCGGCGCGGAGGTCAAAGGGGAATGGACTGAGATCACGGTGTCCCGAACGGCCGCCATGACCCGTCGGCCGCGCCAAGTCCGGGCGACCGTCGATCCGAACGGTCGGTTCCAACTCTGCGGCATTCCAAGCGACGTGGCGGTCCTGGTCCGGGCCACCGCCTCGGGAGTGACTGGGCAGGCGATCGAGCTCCGGCTCGAGGATCGGCCGTTCGCCATCCGCCGCCTTACGATCGACGTGGCGGACACCACTCGACCGGCCACCGCCCGCGTCTCCGGCAAGGTGACCGCGGACGGCCTGCCCCTGGGCGACGCCCAAGTGTTGGTGCTCGGCACCGACAAGGTGGTCAAGACGGGCGCCGACGGCGCGTTTACCCTCGAGGGCCTCAAGGGCGGCACCCAGATGATCGAAGCGCGGGCCATCGGGTATTCGCGGCAACGAGTTCAGATCGAAGTTCGCCCGGCGCACGAGGTGACCACGACGTTGGCCCTGAGCCGAGCGGCCACCACGATGCCCGAGCTCAACGTGACGGCCAGAAACCGGACCCGATCGGAGTTCGAGCAACGGCGGCTCACGAACATCGGCGGATATTTTCTGACCCGGGAGGATATCGTCCGCAAGGGATCGATCCGGACGGAAGACCTGTTTCGAGGTTTGGCCGGGATCACGGTCGAGCCGGTCGGCATCAACGATTACCGGATCGTTTCGCTTCGGGGCGGCAGTGGCTTCTCCTCGGTCTGCGAGCCGTCGGTCTTCATCGACGGGCTTCGGATTCCGCTCGACCCCGAGGCCGGCTTGTCCTTGCCGGTGCTCCCGGATGACATCGAAGGCATCGAGATTCACCAGGGACCCGGCAGCGCGCCGCTCCAATACCGGGCCATGGGCCAAAATTGTGGCGTGATTCTGATTTGGACTCGCCGGGGCGCACGGTGACCCGCCCGGCCCTGATCGGGCTGGTGCTCCTGCTGGTCCCGGCTGCCGCCGGCATCGCCCAACCGCCGGCGGCCGACGAAGTGTCGGCCGCGGTCTTCCGGCGATTTGCCGACCACACCGCCAAGATCCAAGTCGTCGAATCAGGATCCGGTGCCAAGGCCTCGCTCGGATCGGCCTTCTTCGTGAACGCCGCCGGCCACCTCCTCACCAACTATCACGTGGTGGCGGAGGCGGTCGACGACCCGCGGTACCGGATTGAGTGGCTCGATCAAACCGGGGCCGCGCACGCCGGGCGAATCCTGGCGGTGGACGTGATCCGGGACCTCGCGGTGGTCGGCACCGACCGGCCCACCACTCGGTTTTTCTCACTCGGACCGGTGCCGATCGCCAAGGGGACCCGGATCTATTCGTTAGGCCATCCAGAGGATTTGGGACTCAGCATCGTCGAAGGGGTCTACAACGGCCTCCTGGAACACACGCTCTACCCCAAGATTCATTTCAGCGGCCCCCTCAACTCCGGGATGAGCGGTGGCCCGGCGCTGACCCGGACCGGCGAGGTGGTCGGCGTCAATGTTGCCAACGCCGGCAACTCCCTCAGTTTCCTGGTGCCGATC
This window harbors:
- a CDS encoding acyl-CoA thioesterase, giving the protein MDHGVRLFVGHGHPHEPEGVLDSVARRRLGVGQLVPFAAGAPVVSVVGFQIQVTVSPADIDELGHANNVNYLRWMLEAATRHWEVTRARVDPAAVSGVGWVVMRHELDYFLPAFVGEGLTVVTWVPTCTPLTCDRYYQITRQADQALLARGTSTYCVVDISSGKLRRLGESLRGAIGNPELVKRHRTERHFPSLPGEITKPS
- a CDS encoding amidohydrolase, with protein sequence MEVIVVRTLLVLMALIGVVHSAEAQKRGGDDLGREIETRLEQVMPKVVAWRRDIHQHPELGNREFRTSKLVAEHLRSLGIEIRTGVAHTGVVGVLKGGKPGPVVALRADMDALPVTEQADLPFRSTVRTEYNGAQVGVMHACGHDNHVAILMGVAEVLAGMKAAIPGTVKFIFQPAEEGPPAGEDGGAPMMVKEGALENPRPSAIFGLHVWPGPVGELTYRPGGAMAAPDGLEIVVKGRQTHGAMPWGGVDPIVVSSQIVLALQTITSRQIDVTFNPAIVTIGSIQGGNRGNIIPDSVVMVGTIRTFDEGQRKDIHMRVRRTAEEIAKASGATAVVKIPEGGLLTYNDPALTEKMLATLKRTAGAGGLQLSVPITGSEDFPSFTKDIPGLFFFLGVLPEGADPATAPRNHSPLFFANEAALPTGVRAMANLAIDYLKLSATGKTADR
- a CDS encoding XRE family transcriptional regulator: MDDVHDGDLVEASAHAGVPYASLREIHAGRARKPGSATLERLASAYGLPVEWFLDGSASDDGTIPVAGWAGFLPESGSPGRRITVPHAAWPLIRVLVQLEQRLRDLPATPDRPIIGATTDPRVIRAKLTAFIFQPLLAATAVGCDGLDGTPGDRWVAMLRDLGRFWERALGGLFPDLIPSGPGVPLGGAA
- a CDS encoding serine protease, with protein sequence MPGHGPKLWRDSDLDSPGRTVTRPALIGLVLLLVPAAAGIAQPPAADEVSAAVFRRFADHTAKIQVVESGSGAKASLGSAFFVNAAGHLLTNYHVVAEAVDDPRYRIEWLDQTGAAHAGRILAVDVIRDLAVVGTDRPTTRFFSLGPVPIAKGTRIYSLGHPEDLGLSIVEGVYNGLLEHTLYPKIHFSGPLNSGMSGGPALTRTGEVVGVNVANAGNSLSFLVPIDAALPLLARAAEAGDDEPDFAADIGRQILDNQAGYLSTLFQGSDSTVRIGPFALPTQPAPFFRCWADANRDEDALFESVDHQCSTDDAIYLSGSQSSGIVALTHRVLVSRGLSPLRFFSLYTAEFRQQRNDFDFPDDVTDYQCQNNNIRHHGMVMRTQFCVRRYTKYEGLYDAELKAAVLGARDAGVVTSLSLSGVSFENAQRLTKKYLERIRWATR
- a CDS encoding PaaI family thioesterase, which produces MTLPSLHESPYQRFLGLELVRSEPGLVEIKLPFKDDFLRAEGSDWYHGGVVAALIDIAGDYALWTEVGNGLPTIDLRVDWLRPARRGALFAIGKSVKVGRTVCCADIEVRDEQGTLVAVGRGTYATPK
- a CDS encoding APC family permease, with protein sequence MSDKLVRTLGRWTLAGLVLNGILGSGVYGLPSLVAGKVGPLAWVALILAAAAIAVIVACFAEVASRFPGTGGPFLYTRVAYGDFVGVQVGWLQYLTRLASMATNINLFAIYLAEFVPAVQGWWGKAIVGIILLGGLAWINIRGVKSGAWLSNVLIIVKVVPLALFVVIGLGLVLARGAVESVPGPALTAFAWADALMILIFAYGGFENAIVPLGEAKNPERDAPFALFVALVACAALYTGVQVVSTLALANPAAHPRPLAEAARVLVGPAGAAFMVMGALLSLIGWFGGAMVATPRLTYAMAEDRVLPAAFAKVHDRYRTPVVSIVVLAVISMALAMSGGFLSNLTLSVATRLVVYFLVCCAVPVLRRRDGKDPALPAARFRLPVGPLFWITGCAFSLAMATRMSQKEFWILLLVVGLASGNWYLSRRGRQS
- a CDS encoding aminotransferase class I/II-fold pyridoxal phosphate-dependent enzyme; translation: MATTASADLDFGNQPDLDRSLSAMVRRLRGSVILRIAGEVRAMIAAGKPVCNLTVGDFDPKQFPIPAVLRDAVTRALANGETNYPPSEGLLALRKAIADYVEREQGVRYPIESVLVAGGGRPVVYAAFRAVLDPGDTVVYSVPSWNNDYYAEITDAKSIAIEATQENGFQPTLAQIAPHLPTAALLCLCSPGNPTGTMMDPEQLRAILQAVVQENKARRTAGRRELFVFFDQIYGSLIFPPALHFNPLALVPEAAPYVIALDGISKAFASTGLRLGWTLAAPAIIARLKDLLGHVGAWAPRPEQVGTAEFLANPAAIAAYRTDMHRGIKARLDALYQGFERLKAEGLTVDCIDPQGAIYLSLRLDLVGRSIDGQPIRSNEDIRQLLLEQAGLAVVPFQAFGLAGDSGWFRISVGACSLADIEQAFPRVKALLLRVR
- a CDS encoding amidinotransferase → MTARAASHVLLVAPNEYRTNAETAESNAFQRAVDSTEAGILAAQAVEQHRALRNLLVDHGVQTTVVRSLRETPDAAFCNNWFSTHQSSTDTPATLVLYPMMAPSRRIERRAELVRMLGQWYPRRIDFSARETTGAFLESTGSLCLDDTNRVAYAAISIRTDFDLTREWARSLDYRLVAFDATDAEGLPYYHTNVMMFLGHGLAGICLESITETGRAGMAERAAVEASLRDGGFEILPITRRQVLAFCGNCLPLVNDQGEPLLVMSTEAYRGFPAPDRAIIERHARILHTDLAAFEALGGGSARCLLGELF
- the ggt gene encoding gamma-glutamyltransferase; protein product: MDTSRCAGFVLVVGLAAVPGQITAPTVSSKTGLVVSTSGLASDAGAAILRAGGNAVDAAVATAFALAVTYPGAGNIGGGGFMVIRLANGTATTIDYRERAPLRATGTMYLNASGRIERTLTREGYLAPGVPGTVRGLALAHRKYGRLPWQQVVMPAVVLARDGFPLSPSLAGALNWLVKETAGKFPSTGLAYGKPGGGEWTAGDLLVLPDLARSLASIATEGPNAFYTGRIADQISAAMEAHGGIISKADLAAYRPVERPPVRGSFLGHEIISMPPPSSGGTALVAMLNILERFEIAKRPRFAPMTLHLMIEAQRRVYLDRAEFLGDPDFTTIPVTRLTSKAHARTLAGSIDTTQATNSVALAEGRIPVTADDEPNETTHFSVVDRLGNAVSNTFTLEGGFGSRVVVDGAGFLLNNEMGDFNKKAGTTTTDGDIGTAPNLIIPGKRMLSSMTPTIVTRGGRVVLVTGSPGGRTIINTVHQIVLNVTAFGMDARQAVDAPRFHSQWLPDRADFEAGAIPESTVAALKTLGHTIRIGGEIGDGHSIVIDPTTRIASGAADRRSADSKASPR